The Streptomyces sp. Alt3 genome has a segment encoding these proteins:
- the rplW gene encoding 50S ribosomal protein L23 has product MSEATVTSSTITSKTYSDPRDVLVKPVVSEKSYALLDENKYTFIVAPGSNKTQIKQAVEAVFSVKVTGVNTINRQGKRKRTKTGFGKRADTKRAIVTLAEGDRIDIFGGPTS; this is encoded by the coding sequence GACCATCACGAGCAAGACCTACTCGGACCCGCGCGACGTTCTCGTCAAGCCGGTTGTCTCCGAGAAGAGCTACGCGCTGCTCGACGAGAACAAGTACACGTTCATCGTCGCGCCCGGCTCCAACAAGACCCAGATCAAGCAGGCCGTGGAAGCGGTCTTCTCGGTCAAGGTCACCGGGGTCAACACGATCAACCGGCAGGGTAAGCGCAAGCGCACCAAGACCGGTTTCGGCAAGCGCGCCGACACGAAGCGCGCCATCGTGACCCTCGCCGAGGGCGACCGTATCGACATCTTCGGCGGCCCGACCTCCTGA